AGCATCGAATTCTGATCAAGTATGGCCACGACGCGGGCCGGGCCGGCCGAGCCGCCTTTTACTTTGAGGGGAAAGCAGCAAACCTTGAAACCGAAGGGTGGCAGTTTATCCAGATTGGTCAGTCGTTCCAGATGGCAGTATTCTTTATCCACCCCCACATAGTGCGCCTCCCAGAAAAGATCGTGGCGCCCTGTTTCTTTCGCCTGTCGGGCCAACATTGGCAGGGGGGCATCCCATCCCCATGCGTCGATGCCCGTAATCTTGACACCTTGGTCGAGAATCCAGCGGGTGGCCGCGGCGCTGACACCCACCCCATGGCTGAAATAATCCGGCCTGCCCAGCATCCGGTCGCTGCCTGTTTGGATCAGCACAATATCCATTGGTTTGATGGTGCCGTTGATTTTCATCAGGGCGGTTTTCAGGTCGTCTACACTAATGGCTTCACCATCTTTCTTATGGCGCATATCCAGGACCAGGCCATCGCTGCAGCACCACTCCAATGGCACCTGATCAATCGTTTTAGCTGGTCTGCCCTCCGAGGTCGGCGCATAATGCCATGGCGCATCGAGGTGGGTGGTGCCATGCGTGGATATCTTGATCTGGTCGTTGGCCCAGCCGAGGCCGGTCCGAAGATACTTCGACCTCAGGCGAAACAGCAGCCAGATCGCCCACCGGCCGAACTGGTGGTTTTGACGCTTTACTTTGTTGCGCGCCCACCACGGCGCCCAATGCTTATTATCATCTAACGTCACGCTTAAGTCAATGATACGCATGCCAGACCCTATTACCGCTTGGCAAAAGTTCCGGGACGGTTTCAGCCGGGTTCGAGGATTCAAGGGTTTGAAACCGTAGGGGCACGTTGCAACGTGCCCCTACGGTCTCGAACCCTTGACCCCTATCTGACTCTAAACCGACCAAGAACTTAGGCCGTGTTGTCCTTTATCTCCATCAGCCGCCGGATAATCTCCATCGAATCAATCCCGTCTGCCTCGGCATTAAAGTTAGTAATGATCCGGTGTCGAAGAACCGGCCCGGCTACTGCCTTGATGTCTTCTTTGGAGACAGCGTATCTGCCCATCATTACTGCCCTGGCTTTACCCCCCAGAAGCAAATACTGGGAAGCCCTCGGACCCGCGCCCCAACTGACCCAGTCTTTAACAAAATCAGGAGATAGCTCATCACCTGGTCGAGAGCTTCTAACTAAGCGAATGGCATATTCAGCTACATGGTCAGCCACCGGAACCTTGCGGACAATACCCTGTAAACGAAGGATGTCTTCTCCGGAAAGAACCTGCTCTAACTCTGCCTCATAGGCCGAGGTGGTAAGTTTGGCAATGTTGAGCTCCTCCTCCTCAGAGGGGTAGTCAATGTAGATGTTAAACATAAATCGGTCCAATTGGGCCTCGGGCAGGGGGTAGGTGCCTTCCTGTTCGATCGGGTTTTGAGTAGCCAGGACAAAAAAGGGCAAAGACAGGGAATAAGTGGTTCCCCCGGCCGTAACCTTATGTTCCTGCATAGCTTCCAGTAAAGCGGCCTGGGTTTTTGGGGGAGTCCGATTAATCTCATCGGCCAAAATAATATTGGCGAAAATAGGGCCTTTGATAAATCTGAAGCTTCGACGCCGACTGGTAGTATCCTCTTCCAGTACATCCGTGCCGGTGATATCAGAAGGCATTAGGTCCGGGGTGAATTGAATTCGCCGAAATTTCAGAGACAGTATCCTAGACATGGTAGAAACAAGCAAGGTCTTGGCCAAACCCGGCACCCCGATAATCAGACAGTGACCATTACAAAACATGGCCAACAAAAGTTCATCGATGACCTCCTTTTGACCAATAATCACCTTGCTTATTTCTTGCAGAATCTTCTCCCTGGCCCGGGCAAGCTCCTCGACCAGTTTAAGATCATCCCCTTGTGTCTCCTGCATGTAATTTCTCCTCTCTGCTCGATGCTCGATACTCGATGCTTGATCCTTGATGCTCGATCATCGATGCTCGATATTCGATGCTGGTAAAGGATCCAGTATCCAGCATCGAGCATTCAGCATCGAGCATGGCTTCCAGTGTCTTTTGGTGTTTGCGTTTCATGTGGTGTCTGGGCCTTGTCTTGGAATGGGAAAGGCTGCTTAACTACTGCTTTATCCTCCTCAAATACTCCCGAAAAAAAGCCAGAAAAGTGGTCAAAAATAGACCAGTTATCAGGGCGATAAAAATGTTTAAGACGACTTTCGGTTTATATTTCTTCTCCGGTGGAACAGCCGAATCAAGTATCTGCACCTGAGGGGCCTCTTTGGCCTCGGATATTTTGGCCCGTTCGTATTCCTCAGAAAGCAGCTTAAAAAGTGTCTCCTGGACTATGACTTCCCTCTTTAAACGGGCGAATTCAAGCCCTACCGCCGGGACATTGGCCAGAGGCACGCCGGATCGGTCTTGGCCACCATGTTCGAGAAGACCATATTGTTTGGAAAGCTCCTGAATCTCCAGGCGTTTCTTAACGACATCAGGGTGGTCAGGCGAGGTGTAACTGGACATTACGCCTACTTGAACCTCCAAGGCAGCCATCCTGGCCTTTAATTCAGCCGCCGCCTTGATAGCTTCCGTCACTTCCTCTGAGATAGAAACCGTCCCTTTTCCCTCTTGAAAGGCCTTAAGGGCATCTTCGGCCTGATGAAGCTCCTTTTCAGTCTCAGTCAGTTGACCTTCGATAAAAATTCTGTTCTGCCTGGCCTCGAAGATGGTATTTTGATCAATGTAATCCTGGAGGGCCTTGATGTATGTATTGGCAATCCTGGCGGCCAGAAGGGCTGATTTGGCCTGGACCGCAATCCGAATGAGACCTTCTTTATCCTGGGTTATCCGACTGGCTTTCTCCAGATGCTTGACCGCCTCTTCCATATTCTCAGCTTCATATTTATCCATCAGTCCCAACTCTTTAATTATCTGAACAGCCACTGTCTGGCTTCGTAGTATGGGCAAATAATAACCCCCTATCCCGGATTGACCCATTAAGGGTAACATCTGGCTGCCTATGGGCAGGGCCGAAAGAGCTGACAACAACCCGGCCCTGTTCTCTTTGGCCGGCGGAAGAATAGAGGC
The nucleotide sequence above comes from bacterium. Encoded proteins:
- a CDS encoding MoxR family ATPase yields the protein MQETQGDDLKLVEELARAREKILQEISKVIIGQKEVIDELLLAMFCNGHCLIIGVPGLAKTLLVSTMSRILSLKFRRIQFTPDLMPSDITGTDVLEEDTTSRRRSFRFIKGPIFANIILADEINRTPPKTQAALLEAMQEHKVTAGGTTYSLSLPFFVLATQNPIEQEGTYPLPEAQLDRFMFNIYIDYPSEEEELNIAKLTTSAYEAELEQVLSGEDILRLQGIVRKVPVADHVAEYAIRLVRSSRPGDELSPDFVKDWVSWGAGPRASQYLLLGGKARAVMMGRYAVSKEDIKAVAGPVLRHRIITNFNAEADGIDSMEIIRRLMEIKDNTA
- a CDS encoding GNVR domain-containing protein, whose amino-acid sequence is MAEEVNILDYWRVIKNHRRLIIGGTFLVGLVAAVVSLLLPRIYLAEASILPPAKENRAGLLSALSALPIGSQMLPLMGQSGIGGYYLPILRSQTVAVQIIKELGLMDKYEAENMEEAVKHLEKASRITQDKEGLIRIAVQAKSALLAARIANTYIKALQDYIDQNTIFEARQNRIFIEGQLTETEKELHQAEDALKAFQEGKGTVSISEEVTEAIKAAAELKARMAALEVQVGVMSSYTSPDHPDVVKKRLEIQELSKQYGLLEHGGQDRSGVPLANVPAVGLEFARLKREVIVQETLFKLLSEEYERAKISEAKEAPQVQILDSAVPPEKKYKPKVVLNIFIALITGLFLTTFLAFFREYLRRIKQ